One Thermoplasmata archaeon genomic window, AGCTGCGGCGCCGCCTGCGCGATCCGGACGTGAGCGCAGGCCTCGAGGTCGTCCTCGGCGCGCTCGCGGCCATCGGGCGAGCCCGCCGCGGGTGAGCCGGGGGCCGGGCCGTGGACGGAACCCGAGCGCCCCGATCCGAGCGGCCCGGGGCCGTCGTGCGCGTGGCGGTGCACCGGGTGGGCGCGGCGGCCGCGCGGGGCGGACCGGTCGACGAGGTCGTCGCCGAGGAACCCCTGGAGATCCGCGTCGTGCCGCCGGGCGACGGTCCGGCGGTCCCCATCGCGATCACGATGCGAACCCCCGGCCACGACTTCGAGCTCGCGGCCGGATTCGCGCTCAGCGAACAGATCGTCGGCGCTCCCGCGGAGATCCGGGGCCTGCGCTACTGCACCGCGCCCGGCGAGGAGCAGTGGTTCAACGTCGTCGACCTCGAGCTCGCGCGGCCGTTCGATCCCGAGGCGTTCCGGCGCAACGTCTACACGAGCTCGAGCTGCGGGATCTGCGGTCGCGCCACGCTCGACCGACTGCGGGCGACCGGCCTGGCGCCGCCGCGCCGCGGGCCCTCGATCGACCCGAACCTCCTGCGGGGCCTGCCGGGGGCGCTGCGCTCGGCCCAGTCGCTCTTTGCCCGGACCGGAGGGCTCCACGCGACCGGCATCGCCCGGGCCGACGGTCGATTCTCGGTCGTCCGCGAGGACGTCGGGCGGCACAACGCCTTCGACAAGGCCGTCGGGCGGCTCGCGCTCGACGGGGCGCTACCGGCTTCGGCGACGATCGCGGTCGTCAGCGGTCGCGCGAGCTTCGAGCTCGTCCAGAAGGCGGTCATCGCCGGCATCCCGGCGCTGGCGGCGGTCGGGGCGCCGAGCCATCTCGCCGTCGCGCTCGCCCGCGAGTTCGGGATCCTGCTGGTCGGCTTCCTGCGGGCGGACGGGTTCACCGTCTACGCGGGCGAGGACCGGCTCGCCGCCGGTCGCCCGGCGGGGACTCCGGCGCCGTCCGCGACCGCGGCGGATCCCGGATGAGCCACTGGACCCGGACGCGTTCTCCCCGGTGGTACGTCCGCGCGCGCCGCAGATAGCCGAACGCGTCCGCCGCCAGCAGCGCGCGGTAGCGGTTCACGCCCCAGCCGAGGGGCTCGGCCCACCCGTCGCGCGCCCGCATCAGGACCGTGGAGTCCATGCGGTGGTCGATCGCGAGCGTGCGGTCGAGCCGCAGCCGGCCGAAGCGCCGCAGCTCCCGGCCCACGAGTCGCCCGAGCAGCGCCAGGCCGAACTCGTGGAACGCCACCACCGCGCTCTCGACCTGGCCGGGCAGCAGCAGGACCGGCGTGCCGCCGACCTCCCCGATCCCGGCCCGCTTCAGGACGTTGACCCGGGTCCCGCCCACCCTCAGTGTTCCCTCCGCGGCGACCGCGCGCTTCGTGAGATCCCGGGGGCCGAGCGACGTCCCACCGATCGTGATGACGAGATCCGCGTCGCGGGCCGCCCGGCAGAGCCGGCGCCGCAGCTCGGCCGGCTCGTCCGGCACCGGCGCTTCCTGCCGGCACTGCGCCCAGGTCCCCGCGACCGCGCCGAGCCAGGGGCCGATCGAGTCGATCGGCGCGCGCCCCGGGCTCGGGCGGGCGAGCTCGCTGCCCGTCGGAAGCACGATCACCCGCCGACGTTCGACCTCGACGGACGCCTGCCGGGCCGCGATCAGCGCCGCGAGAGCGTAGGCGTCGATCGGAAGCCCCTGGCTCGCGATGCGATCGCCGCGCGAAAGCGCCGAGCCGACCCGATGGATGTCGCGACCGGCTGCGAGCAAGGTCCGCAGGACGAGCACCCCGCCGTCGGACCTCGTCGCCTCCAGTCGGGCGACGGCGGAGGTGCCGCGCGGCACACGGGCCCCGGTCGCGACCGGGCATGCCTGCCCCGGTCGAAGCGAGGCAGCGCGCGGCGGATCCACGAGCGCGAAGCGGAGGCGGTCCCCCCGTAGGCCGAATCGGACCGCGAAGCCGTCCATCGCGGCCGTGGGGCGGGACGGAAGGTCGAGCGACGACACGATGTCCCGCGCGGGGATGCGTCCGAGCGCGTCGAGCACGCGAACCGACTCCGTCGCCGTCGGCCGCAACCGCAGGGACGCGAGCCGCGCCCGCGCCTCCCGCAAGGGGAGCAGCGGATATGGGCCGGTCGATGTACGGTCGCTCACGCCCTCGGCCGGCGTCGGGGGCGACGACCATGCCCCTCGTCGTCCAGCTCGTTGGCAGCCACGGCTCGGGAAAAACCCTTGCCCTGACGCGGGTGGTCCGCCGCCTGCGTCGCTCGGGATGGCGCGTGACGGTCCTCAAGCATTCGCACCACGCCATCGACCTGAGGGGGACGGACACGGATCGATACCGTCGTAGCGGGGCCAATGCCGTGGTGTTCGCCGGACGCGACAGCGTCGCGTTTCTCGACGGGGACCCCCTCCGATTCGCACGGTCCCTGCCCTCCGACGTCCTCCTGATCGAGGGCTACCACGCGCGCCGGCTGGGTCGTCGGTTCCGGATCGATGGACCGCACGACGTCGATCGGATCGTGCGCGAGATTCGCGCGTACCTGGAGCGGAAGCTCCGGGGTCCGTCCCCGCGGCGCCCGGCACGCCGGAGGCGAGCGTGAGCGAGCCTTGCCGCGCATTCGTGCTTCTCGGGCATGCCTCGCGATTCCCCGAAAAGTTCGACCGACGCATCGAAGGAGTTCGCATCGTGGACCGGGTGTGCGCCCGCCTCTCGGACGCCGACTTCGAGCCGGCGTTGGTCTCGGTCCGCCCCCGCCCCGACAGTGACGTGCCGGTCCTCCTCGACCGCTACGACCGGGGGCCGCTCGGGGCCGTGCGAACCATCACCGAGGCGCGGGCGGGACCGTTCCTGCTCGTCGGCGGTGACATGCCCTTCCTGTCGGTCGCGGATCTGCGGGGCCTGCGGGAGCGGTACCGGCCGGGCACGTCGGTCGTTCCCCGATGGGCCGATGGTGCTCTCGAAGTGCTCCACGCCGTCTATGATATCACCCCGCCGCGGGCGGCCCGCGCCTGGGAGCGGGGCGCGTCGCTGCGGGACCTCGCGCGGAGCGAGCCGGGGGCGCTGTTCCCGGCTGCCGAGGAGTTCGACCCGTACACGTTCATCGACATCGACACGCCGGCCGACTGGGAGCGCTGGCGCGACGGGCCCCGGCGCGCCGGTTCCACGGACGCCGGAACCCGCCCCGCTCGCCGCTAGGGTTATCTCTCCCCTCCCGTCGAACCGCCAGTGCCGAGCGCCGAACCCGAGACCGGCGGGACCCGGATCTTCGGCGGTCTCGCGCGGGGCATCCTGCGCCACCCGTGGTACCCGATCCTCTTCTGGATCGTCCTCCTCATCGTCGCGATCCCGTTCCTCTCGCTGATCGGCTCGATCACCACGAACTCGACCGAGTCGACGCCGACGAACTCCCCGAGCGCCGTCGCCAGCGCCGAGCTCGCTCGGCTCTTCCCGAACTCGACGAGCGGAGCCGCGAGCACGATCCTGCTCGTGGGTCCGAACATGACCGACGCGAACGCCCAGCGCGTCGTCCTCAACATCACCGCGGCGCTGAACGGGGATCGCTCGCTCACCGATATCGACTCGGTCGCCAACGTCTACTCCGGCTACACCAGCTATCTCACCGGTCAGGCACAGCTGGCGCTCGGCGTTATCGAGGGCGGCCTGGACGAGAGCCCGCCCGTGCCGGTCGCCGTGAATGAGTCCGCCGCGTTGCTCTGGGGCCCGCCCGCCACGTACGTGGCGGCGTGGACCACGGAGGTGGGCGGGGGCGCGGGGGCCCCCGCCGCGAACTACCCGGCGTACGTCGCGGCCCGTGCCCAGCTGGGGAGCGACACGCCGGCGCTCGCCGTGCTCGGGGCGTTCTACTACGGTGCGAGCGGCGCCGCCGGGTTCAACAACTCCTCGGCCTGCTGGACGCTCGCGGAAGTCGTGGCGTGCTCGGACGCCGTCGCGCGGGCGACCGTGGCCGGACTCGTGCCGACCCTGTTGCCCGATCCGAGTCTCGGGGCGACGGTGCTCGGTACGCTCGGGATCGAGAACTTCACGAGCTGGTCGGCCGTTCGCACGACGACGTCGATCGCGCTCGGCGCCGGCGCGGGGCTCGCGGGCACGTGGATCGCGACGGTCTGGGAGGCGTTCCCGGCGCTCGCCCCCCCACCCGGCGCCCTGGCGAGCTGGACCGCGGGTCTCGTCGCGAACGCGACCCTCGCCGCCGAGCCGCTACCGGTGCCGTATGCGATCCGCTCGCCGTTCGTCGATCCCAGCGGGACCGCCCAGATCATCCAGGTCACCTTCACGGTCAGCGACTCGACCACGAATGCCTCGGGCGGAATGCCGGTCTACGCGGACCTCGGTCGGATCGACGACCTGGTGCCGGCCGTGCTGGCCGCGTCGGACCCGACGCACTCAATCACCTACTACCAGACGGGCTCGGCGCCCCTCGACCTGCTGACGCAGACCGCCGTGAGCTCCTCGATCTCCCTCGTCCTGCCGCTGACGGTCGGACTGCTGCTCGTCATCGCGATGCTCTACTTCCGCTCCCCGATGACCCCGATCGTCACGTTCGGGATCCTCGGCGTCGCCCTGGTCCTCGGGCTGGGCGGCACCGTCCTCATCGGCGAGCTCGTGACCCACGTCGACACCACCTCGCTCACCCTCGAGGAGGTGTTCGTCCTCGGCGTGGGGACCGACTACTCGGTCTTCATGGTCGCCCGGTACCGCGAGGAGCTGGTCCGCGGCCGCAGCTCCGACGAAGCGATCGTCGCGTCGTTGTCCTGGGCCGGCCAGTCGGTGGCCACGAGCGGATCGACCGCGATCATCGCCACCCTCGCGCTCACGTTCAGCGGCGTCGCCCTGCTCGCGCAGTGGGGCGCGGTCCTGTCGCTCGCGATCCTGATCACCGTGCTCGTCTCGCTGACGATGGTGCCGGCCTGCCTCAAGCTGGTCGGGCCGCGCATCTTCTGGCCGACGACCGGCGAGCGTTTCCGACGTCGCGCCGCGCTCGTCGCCGAGCGCAACCGCACGGAGCAGACGTACTTCTACCGGGCCGGTCGCGCGACGCAGCGCCACCCGGCCCTGACGGTGGGCGGCATCCTCGCGCTGTCGGTCCCGTTGATCCTGATCGCGCTCCAGGTGCCCCTCTCCTACGACTTCTATCAGCAGCTCCCGGGCGGCCACCCCGCCACCGAGGGCCTGGACGAACTCGGCGAGCACTTCGGTCCCGGCTTCGCGGTCCCCTCGTTCGCGCTCGTGACGTTCTCGGCGCCGCTGCGCGTGGGCACGGCCACGAACGCGACGGAGTTCACCGACCTCGCGGCACTGACGGCCATCGCCAATTCGACCCCGGGCATCGCCCACGTCGCCTCGCCGGTCGGCCCCGGGGGAGCGTCGCTGTCCGAGTGGCTCGCGCTGCCCACGCTCCCGAGCGCCACCCAGCAGAACCTGATCGGCCTGCTCGCGGGCTACGTCGGCACCGACGGACGCACCGTGCTGCTCTCGCTCCAGCCGTCGGCGACCGGCCTCTCCGTCGGGGCCGTGAGCGCGATCGATGCCGTGCGATCCGGCTTCGCGGGCTACGCGGCCGGCCACCCGGAGGTCGCGTCGGTCGCCTACGGGGGGGGAGCGCCGACGATCAGCGACCTCGCGACGGAGACCGCGACCGCGACCGACTACCTCGTCATCGCCGTGTCGATCGGACTGTTGCTCGTGCTCCTGGTCGTGCTGCGCTCCTGGATCATCGCGCTGATGGCGATCGCGACGATCGGGATCTCCATCAGCTGGGCGTGGGCGATCACCTACCTCGTCTTTCAGGGACTCCTCGGCTTCCCCCTGTTCTTCTACGTTCGGACGATCCTGTTCATCCTGATCCTCGGCCTGGGCATCGACTACAACATCTTCCTGTTGACCCGGGTGCGGGAGGAACGGGTGCGGGGACGGACGGCCGGCGACGCGGCGGTCGAGGCGGTCGGAAGGACCGGCGGCATCATCACCG contains:
- a CDS encoding formate dehydrogenase accessory sulfurtransferase FdhD translates to MDGTRAPRSERPGAVVRVAVHRVGAAAARGGPVDEVVAEEPLEIRVVPPGDGPAVPIAITMRTPGHDFELAAGFALSEQIVGAPAEIRGLRYCTAPGEEQWFNVVDLELARPFDPEAFRRNVYTSSSCGICGRATLDRLRATGLAPPRRGPSIDPNLLRGLPGALRSAQSLFARTGGLHATGIARADGRFSVVREDVGRHNAFDKAVGRLALDGALPASATIAVVSGRASFELVQKAVIAGIPALAAVGAPSHLAVALAREFGILLVGFLRADGFTVYAGEDRLAAGRPAGTPAPSATAADPG
- a CDS encoding molybdopterin-binding protein, giving the protein MSDRTSTGPYPLLPLREARARLASLRLRPTATESVRVLDALGRIPARDIVSSLDLPSRPTAAMDGFAVRFGLRGDRLRFALVDPPRAASLRPGQACPVATGARVPRGTSAVARLEATRSDGGVLVLRTLLAAGRDIHRVGSALSRGDRIASQGLPIDAYALAALIAARQASVEVERRRVIVLPTGSELARPSPGRAPIDSIGPWLGAVAGTWAQCRQEAPVPDEPAELRRRLCRAARDADLVITIGGTSLGPRDLTKRAVAAEGTLRVGGTRVNVLKRAGIGEVGGTPVLLLPGQVESAVVAFHEFGLALLGRLVGRELRRFGRLRLDRTLAIDHRMDSTVLMRARDGWAEPLGWGVNRYRALLAADAFGYLRRARTYHRGERVRVQWLIRDPPRSRTAPESPPGDRRRAGPRPRRR
- a CDS encoding molybdopterin-guanine dinucleotide biosynthesis protein MobB; the encoded protein is MPLVVQLVGSHGSGKTLALTRVVRRLRRSGWRVTVLKHSHHAIDLRGTDTDRYRRSGANAVVFAGRDSVAFLDGDPLRFARSLPSDVLLIEGYHARRLGRRFRIDGPHDVDRIVREIRAYLERKLRGPSPRRPARRRRA
- a CDS encoding NTP transferase domain-containing protein, giving the protein MSEPCRAFVLLGHASRFPEKFDRRIEGVRIVDRVCARLSDADFEPALVSVRPRPDSDVPVLLDRYDRGPLGAVRTITEARAGPFLLVGGDMPFLSVADLRGLRERYRPGTSVVPRWADGALEVLHAVYDITPPRAARAWERGASLRDLARSEPGALFPAAEEFDPYTFIDIDTPADWERWRDGPRRAGSTDAGTRPARR
- a CDS encoding MMPL family transporter, whose protein sequence is MPSAEPETGGTRIFGGLARGILRHPWYPILFWIVLLIVAIPFLSLIGSITTNSTESTPTNSPSAVASAELARLFPNSTSGAASTILLVGPNMTDANAQRVVLNITAALNGDRSLTDIDSVANVYSGYTSYLTGQAQLALGVIEGGLDESPPVPVAVNESAALLWGPPATYVAAWTTEVGGGAGAPAANYPAYVAARAQLGSDTPALAVLGAFYYGASGAAGFNNSSACWTLAEVVACSDAVARATVAGLVPTLLPDPSLGATVLGTLGIENFTSWSAVRTTTSIALGAGAGLAGTWIATVWEAFPALAPPPGALASWTAGLVANATLAAEPLPVPYAIRSPFVDPSGTAQIIQVTFTVSDSTTNASGGMPVYADLGRIDDLVPAVLAASDPTHSITYYQTGSAPLDLLTQTAVSSSISLVLPLTVGLLLVIAMLYFRSPMTPIVTFGILGVALVLGLGGTVLIGELVTHVDTTSLTLEEVFVLGVGTDYSVFMVARYREELVRGRSSDEAIVASLSWAGQSVATSGSTAIIATLALTFSGVALLAQWGAVLSLAILITVLVSLTMVPACLKLVGPRIFWPTTGERFRRRAALVAERNRTEQTYFYRAGRATQRHPALTVGGILALSVPLILIALQVPLSYDFYQQLPGGHPATEGLDELGEHFGPGFAVPSFALVTFSAPLRVGTATNATEFTDLAALTAIANSTPGIAHVASPVGPGGASLSEWLALPTLPSATQQNLIGLLAGYVGTDGRTVLLSLQPSATGLSVGAVSAIDAVRSGFAGYAAGHPEVASVAYGGGAPTISDLATETATATDYLVIAVSIGLLLVLLVVLRSWIIALMAIATIGISISWAWAITYLVFQGLLGFPLFFYVRTILFILILGLGIDYNIFLLTRVREERVRGRTAGDAAVEAVGRTGGIITAAALILACAFGALLVGEFTLIRAIGFSVAVAVILDAMVVRTYLVPASLQLLGERVWSLTGRRPGAPAPTPAAADPAPAEAAGRPAPPSS